TAACACTTGCAGAAACCGACATTTTACGGTATGATAAAACAGAAAACAGTTATTTGTACAGGAGGTTAATTATGAGAAGCAAAATTTTAAGCGCATTATTGTGCGTGAGCATGGTTGCGGCTATGCTGACAGGATGTGGCAGCGCGCCGCAGGAGTCCGCACCCGCTGCCGAGACAGAAGCGGCAGCAGCTGAGGGAGATGCAGCAGAGGAAGACCAGCAGGTAACATCTTCCGAGGCATCCGCAGACGGCGGTTATGAGCTGGCGCTCGTGACAGACCTGGGAACGATCGACGATAAGTCTTTCAACCAGGGTGCATGGGAAGGCATGGAGAAATATGCAAAGGAAAACAATATTTCCTATAAATATTACCAGCCGCAGGAAGGCACGACCGACGCCTACATCGAGACGATCGGACTTGCGATCGAAGGTGGTGCAAAGCTGGTCGTATGCCCGGGATTTTTGTTTGAGGAGCCTGTCTATGTAGTACAGGAGCAGTATCCGGACGTTCACTTTATCCTGCTTGACGGCGAGCCTCATGATGCGGACTACAATTACAGCACGGCTGAAAATGTTATGCCGATTCTGTTCCAGGAAGATCAGGCCGGTTATCTTGCAGGCTATGCGCTTGTAAAAGACGGTTATACAAAGCTCGGTTTTATGGGCGGTATGGCAGTTCCGGCGGTTATCCGTTTCGGTTACGGATTTGTACAGGGCGCTGACGCGGCAGCAGAAGAGCTTGGCGTTGACGTAGAGATTATGTACAACTATACAGGTGCATTCGCGGCGACACCGGAGGCACAGGCAATGGCAGCAAGCTGGTACCAGAATGGTACAGAAGTTGTATTTGGCTGCGGCGGCGCAGTTGGTAACTCTGTTATGGCAGCAGCAGAAGAGGCAGGCGCAAAGGTAGTCGGCGTTGACGTTGACCAGTCTTCAGAGTCTGAAACGGTTATTACTTCCGCAATGAAACAGCTCAGCGTTTCCGTATATGACGGTGTGAAAGCGTTTTATGACGGTTCTTTCCCTGGCGGAAGCACGACTGTATTTACAGCAGAGAACAACGGTGTAGGCCTTCCGATGGATACTTCTAAATTCGAAACATTTGGACAGGCTGACTATGATGCTCTGTTTGCAAAACTGGCAGGCGGCGAAATCTCGATTGAGAACAGCACAGAGGACAGCACGACGGCAGACCTGACTCTGGCAAAGACGACAGTGAATTTCGTAGAGTAATCAGACAGGTTCTCACAGTATAAAAAGGGGTGCTTTTGCACCCCTGTTTTTGAATATACAGGGAAATCAACCGCGCCGAAGGATGGAGCTGTGCGGCGTACAGGGATGGCTTTCCCTGCCAGACTGATTCAGGTGACAAAAGGGGATAAAGAATGGACTATGTAATTGAAATGCTGAACATCACGAAAGAATTTCCCGGTATTATCGCCAACGATGATATTACATTGCGTGTGAAACAGGGAGAGATTCATGCGTTGCTGGGGGAGAACGGCGCCGGAAAGTCTACGCTGATGAGTGTCCTTTTCGGACTGTATCAGCCGGAGAAAGGAACCATCAAAGTAAAAGGCAGAGAAGCGGCGATCAAAGGCCCGCTGGATGCCAATGCGCTGGGGATCGGCATGGTGCACCAGCACTTTAAACTGGTACATAATTTTACCGTACTGCAAAATATCGTATTGGGGATAGAGGCAGTGAAGGGCGGTATCATTCAAATGGCGGATGCCAGGAAGAAAGTGATGGCGCTCAGTGAAAAGTATAATCTGCTCGTAGATCCGGATGCGCTCATCTCCGATATTACGGTAGGGATGCAGCAGAGGGTGGAAATCCTGAAGATGCTGTATCGTGATAACGATATTCTGATTTTTGATGAACCGACGGCAGTTCTGACACCGCAGGAGATCGACGAGCTGATGCGGATCATGAAAGATCTGGTGGCGGAAGGCAAGTCCATATTGTTTATCACGCATAAGCTGAATGAAATCAAAGCGGTGGCCGACAGATGTACGGTGCTGCGCCGGGGAAAATATATTGGTACGATTGAGGTTGCCGACGCAGATAAAGAGACGATGTCGGAGATGATGGTAGGACGGAAAGTCAACCTGACTGTGGAGAAATCCGAGGCAAAGCCGGGAGATGTCGTACTTGAGGTAAAAGATGTCTGTGTAAAGTCCGTGCGGGAAGGACACGCGCAAAATGTTGTCGACCATGTGAGTTTCCAGGTACGGAAAGGCGAGATTGTCTGCATCGCAGGCATCGACGGCAATGGTCAGACGGAGCTTGTACAGGCCATCACCGGACTGGGGAATATGAGTCAGGGAAGCATTATTGTCAATGGAGAGGATATGACGCATAAGGCAATCCGTTATAAAAATACGCACGGAATGTCCCATATCCCGGAGGACAGACACAAACACGGACTGGTTCTTGACTATAATCTGGCCTACAATCTTGTGTTGCAGCAATATTTTGAACCGACTTTCAGCAAAGGCGGTTTTCTGAAGAAAGATAAGATCAGAGAGTATGCGGACATGCTCATCGAAAAATATGATATACGAAGCGGACAGGGCCTGGAGACGATTACGCGCAGTATGTCCGGCGGGAATCAGCAGAAAGCGATCGTTGCCAGAGAGATTATGAGAGATCCGGATATTCTGCTGGCGGTTCAGCCCACGAGAGGACTGGACGTGGGAGCCATTGAATATATCCACAGACAGCTCGTAGCACAGAGGGATTCAGGAAGCGCTATTTTGCTCGTCTCTCTGGAACTGGATGAAGTCATGAACTTAAGCGACCGCATTCTTGTCATCTTTGAGGGGGCGATCGTGGCAGATCTGAATCCAAAAGAGACGACGGTACAGGAACTCGGTCTTTATATGGCCGGCTCGAAGAGAAAGGGGGCAGCACAGAATGCGTAAGGGTAAGTTTGACTATACAGGGGTGCTGTCGTCTGTCTTTGCCATTGTGATCGGTCTGTTGATGGGACTTGTAATCCTCGTACTTTGCAATCCGGGGCAGGCGTTCCCGGGGTTTGCAATGATTCTGACGGGAGCCTTTACCCATGGAGCCAAAGGCGTGGGACAGGTGTTTTATTATTCGACGACAATCATCCTTACAGGACTTTCCGTCGGTTTTGCCTTTAAGACCGGATTGTTCAATATCGGCGCCAGCGGACAGTTTATCGTGGGTGGTTTTGGGGCTGTGTATATCGGTGTGATGTGTGAAAATCTGGGGAGTTTCCACTGGGTTGTGGCACTGCTCGCAGGTGTGCTGCTCGGTGCCATATGGGGTTCTGTCCCGGGACTGCTGAAAGCATTTTTCAATGTGAATGAAGTAATTTCCGCAATTATGATGAACTATATCGGCATGTATGCGGTCAACTGGTTTGTGAAAAGTTATAAACCGATCTTCAATAACCTTCGCAACGAGAGCAAGCCGGTGCTGAGCACCGCCAATATTCCCAAAATGGGACTGGATAAGATTTTTCCCGAGTCCAGCATCAATGGTGGCTTCCTGATCGCAGTGCTGGCGGTAATTCTTGTCTACATCGTTTTGGACAAGACGACATTCGGCTACGAGCTGAAAGCGGTCGGATACAACAGAGATGCCAGTCGCTATGCGGGCATTAACGAGAAAAAGAGCATCATTCTCTCAATGGTCATCGCAGGAGCGATTGCCGGACTGGCAGGGGCCTGTCTCTATCTGGCGGGAACGGGCAAGCATATTGAGATCGTGGACGTTATTGCGGACGAGGGCTTTACCGGTATCTCGGTCGCGCTGCTTGGACTTTGTCATCCGATCGGCATTTTATTCTCGGGAATTTTTATCGCCTATCTGACGGCGGGCGGCTTTTATCTGCAGCTCTTTGAGTTTTCTACGGAGATCATCGACATCATCGTGGCGATTATCATATATTTCAGTGCATTTGCACTGATCGTGAAGATGCTGCTTCAGAAATTCAGTAAGGGTAAAGCGGAGAAAAGACAGGAGGACCCTCCGGGACCGGAGGAAAAAACTATGCGGAAGGGAGGAAACGAAGCATGAGTGTCGTATATTTTATATTTCAGCAGACGATGTTTTTTTCCATTCCTCTTTTGATCGTGGCTCTCGGCGGCATGTTCTCGGAACGAAGCGGTGTCGTCAATATTGCGCTGGAAGGCATTATGACGATGGGCGCCTTTACGAGCATTCTGTTTCTCAATATGACGGGCAAGACAATGAGCGGACAGGGGCAGCTTTTGATCGCGATTGCCATCGCGATGGTGACAGGGGTGTTTTTTTCTCTCTTCCATGCCTATGCGGCGATCAATATGAAAGCCGATCAGACGATCAGCGGTACGGCGCTGAACATGTTTGCGCCTGCATTCGCCATCTTTGTAGCGAGAATCCTTCAGGGTGTGCAGCAGGTGCAGTTCTCGAATACGTTCCGTATTGAGGCTGTTCCGGTGCTTGGCAGCATTCCGGTGCTCGGTGATCTGTTCTTTAAAAACACATATATTACAACCTACCTGGGGATCGCAATTCTGGTAATCTCCACGATCGTTTTATACCGGACGAGGTTCGGACTGCGGCTTCGTGCCTGTGGGGAACATCCGCAGGCGGCCGATGCGGCAGGGGTGAATGTATACCGGATGCAGTATGCAGGCGTGATTATTTCCGGCGCTCTGGCCGGGCTTGGAGGACTGGTATTTGTCGTACCGACGTCTACAAACTTTAATGCGACTGTTTCCGGCTACGGGTTTCTGGCGCTGGCGGTACTTATCTTCGGACAGTGGAAGCCTGTGCGTATCATGTGGGCCTCTCTGTTTTTCGGATTGACGAAGGCGATTGCAGCAGCCTATTCGGGTATTCCGTTTTTGCACAATATGGGCATACCCAGCTATCTGTATAAGATGATTCCGTATATCGCAACGCTCATTGTTCTCATATTTACCTCGAAAAATTCTCAGGCGCCCCGTGCCAGCGGCGTACCGTATGACAAGAGTGCAAGGTAGGGGGATAAGATGTGGCAAAGATTATGCCAGTCAAATCACATAGGGACGATAATTTTAGAAAGAGCGGCTTGTGCCGCTCTTTTTCGTAATACGGGAAACACTTCAAGATTAAGAAATTTTTAATACTTTCCCCACTTCTCTCTTCATTTTTTTCCTGTAAGATAAGACAGAACGCAGTCGTCGTGTCGGCAAAAGACAGAAGGAATGGCAGCTTGCGGCGCCGCATGGCTGAACTGCGTCACTGCTGTCATAAAATTCTTGTGCCGTGACGAAAAATTTATGATATGATAAATGTTAGCGAATCAATGAGGCATGGACAGAGGAAATCTGTGCCTGGTGACTATGAATGGAAATGATAAAAGGAAGATATTATGTCGGAACTGATCACCCTGAAGGACATCTGTAAAATTTATAATCCGGGAGAAAATGAGGTGCGGGCGCTGGATGGTGTCAATCTGCACATTGATGAAAATGAGTTTGTGGCGATTATCGGCCAGTCTGGCTCCGGAAAATCAACACTGATGAATGTGCTCGGCTGCCTGGATGTGCCGACAAGCGGAACTTATATGCTGCACGGACAGGACGTGTCGCATATGACGGATGATGAGCTTTCTGATATTCGCAATAAAGAGATTGGTTTTGTCTTTCAGGGATTTAATCTGATTCAGAATCTGACAGCTCTGGAAAATGTGGAGCTGCCACTGATCTATCGCAATGTCGGGAGGAAGGAACGGGAGACGCTCTCTCTTGCGGCGCTGCAAAAGGTAGGACTGGAAAAGCGGATGACGCATAAGCCGGCCGAGATGAGCGGCGGACAGCAACAGAGAGTAGCCATCGCCAGGGCCATTGCACAGGCTCCACCGGTGATCCTGGCAGATGAGCCTACCGGGAATCTGGACTCTGGCTCTACCAAAGAGATCATGGAGATTCTGCGGGGGCTTCACAGAGATGGAAGGACGGTTATACTGATCACGCATGACAATGAGATTGCGGCGCAGGCGGAGCGGGTGATCAAGATCAAAGACGGGAAGATATGGTCGGATACCGCAGATGGGGAAAGCCAGAGAGAGCCGGAAGAGTAAGGCGTGTTCAGAGAAAAATAAGGGAGAGAAGGGGAGGAAAGATGATAGGATTCAAAAAGAAGGAAGAGAAACTGACAGAGATGGAACCGGTGAAAAGGAAGGCCAACCCTGCCAGGAGAAAGAAGATCATAAAGCGCATCATCGTGGCAGTCATTGTGATTGCGGTTGCAGGCACGATGGCGATACGGTCCGCACAGAGTAAAAACACGGTGCCGCAGATTCCGGCGGTCACGGTGGCCAAAGGGGACATTGAGACGACCGTGAGCACGAGCGGCGTTGTGGAGAGCGAAATATCCAGAATCTACTATGCGCCGATGGCGGCCAAAGTCTCGGAATTGAATGTGGAACTGGGCGATGCGGTCAGGGCCGGTGACACTCTCCTTGGCTATGATACGGAAGATCTGGAATACAAACAAAGATCAGACGCGCTGGATGCGCAGGCGAGCGAAAGCAGCTACCAGAGTTCCATTTCGGAGAGCAATAAGCAGGAAGCAATTTATCAGCAGTCGCTGGAACAGCTTGCGAGTATCGAGATGATGATCGACGCGCAGGAAGCGGCGATCAGACAGCTGCAATATTATGTGGAGGATGAGAGGACTGAGCAGAAACTGAAACTGTATGATGAGAGATACCGTTTGAACCGCAGGATCAATAATCTGAGTGTACAGTCATACATCGAGGATACGGAGGGGGTTCATGTCTCACAGGCACAGGCGATGAATGAACTGGAGGAGATCAACAAGAAACTGGAGGAACTGGAAGGAGACAAAGAGCTGACAGAAGTCGAGCGTCAGATTGTGCTCGAGCAGGAGAAGCTGGCCGATCTGGAAGTTATTCGGGACGAATTGAAGGCGGATCGGAATTCCTCTGAAAGTGCGATTCTGGATGTACATAAAAAGAAAGAGCTGGAGGCCATCGCTGAGAAAGGACGAATCAATGAGGCACAGGCACAGGCGCATCTGGAGGAGGCCCTCGTCGGTGTGAAAGCTGATTTCAACGGCATTATCACGGA
The sequence above is a segment of the Lachnospiraceae bacterium JLR.KK008 genome. Coding sequences within it:
- a CDS encoding BMP family ABC transporter substrate-binding protein; its protein translation is MRSKILSALLCVSMVAAMLTGCGSAPQESAPAAETEAAAAEGDAAEEDQQVTSSEASADGGYELALVTDLGTIDDKSFNQGAWEGMEKYAKENNISYKYYQPQEGTTDAYIETIGLAIEGGAKLVVCPGFLFEEPVYVVQEQYPDVHFILLDGEPHDADYNYSTAENVMPILFQEDQAGYLAGYALVKDGYTKLGFMGGMAVPAVIRFGYGFVQGADAAAEELGVDVEIMYNYTGAFAATPEAQAMAASWYQNGTEVVFGCGGAVGNSVMAAAEEAGAKVVGVDVDQSSESETVITSAMKQLSVSVYDGVKAFYDGSFPGGSTTVFTAENNGVGLPMDTSKFETFGQADYDALFAKLAGGEISIENSTEDSTTADLTLAKTTVNFVE
- a CDS encoding ABC transporter ATP-binding protein, with protein sequence MDYVIEMLNITKEFPGIIANDDITLRVKQGEIHALLGENGAGKSTLMSVLFGLYQPEKGTIKVKGREAAIKGPLDANALGIGMVHQHFKLVHNFTVLQNIVLGIEAVKGGIIQMADARKKVMALSEKYNLLVDPDALISDITVGMQQRVEILKMLYRDNDILIFDEPTAVLTPQEIDELMRIMKDLVAEGKSILFITHKLNEIKAVADRCTVLRRGKYIGTIEVADADKETMSEMMVGRKVNLTVEKSEAKPGDVVLEVKDVCVKSVREGHAQNVVDHVSFQVRKGEIVCIAGIDGNGQTELVQAITGLGNMSQGSIIVNGEDMTHKAIRYKNTHGMSHIPEDRHKHGLVLDYNLAYNLVLQQYFEPTFSKGGFLKKDKIREYADMLIEKYDIRSGQGLETITRSMSGGNQQKAIVAREIMRDPDILLAVQPTRGLDVGAIEYIHRQLVAQRDSGSAILLVSLELDEVMNLSDRILVIFEGAIVADLNPKETTVQELGLYMAGSKRKGAAQNA
- a CDS encoding ABC transporter permease is translated as MRKGKFDYTGVLSSVFAIVIGLLMGLVILVLCNPGQAFPGFAMILTGAFTHGAKGVGQVFYYSTTIILTGLSVGFAFKTGLFNIGASGQFIVGGFGAVYIGVMCENLGSFHWVVALLAGVLLGAIWGSVPGLLKAFFNVNEVISAIMMNYIGMYAVNWFVKSYKPIFNNLRNESKPVLSTANIPKMGLDKIFPESSINGGFLIAVLAVILVYIVLDKTTFGYELKAVGYNRDASRYAGINEKKSIILSMVIAGAIAGLAGACLYLAGTGKHIEIVDVIADEGFTGISVALLGLCHPIGILFSGIFIAYLTAGGFYLQLFEFSTEIIDIIVAIIIYFSAFALIVKMLLQKFSKGKAEKRQEDPPGPEEKTMRKGGNEA
- a CDS encoding ABC transporter permease: MSVVYFIFQQTMFFSIPLLIVALGGMFSERSGVVNIALEGIMTMGAFTSILFLNMTGKTMSGQGQLLIAIAIAMVTGVFFSLFHAYAAINMKADQTISGTALNMFAPAFAIFVARILQGVQQVQFSNTFRIEAVPVLGSIPVLGDLFFKNTYITTYLGIAILVISTIVLYRTRFGLRLRACGEHPQAADAAGVNVYRMQYAGVIISGALAGLGGLVFVVPTSTNFNATVSGYGFLALAVLIFGQWKPVRIMWASLFFGLTKAIAAAYSGIPFLHNMGIPSYLYKMIPYIATLIVLIFTSKNSQAPRASGVPYDKSAR
- a CDS encoding ABC transporter ATP-binding protein gives rise to the protein MSELITLKDICKIYNPGENEVRALDGVNLHIDENEFVAIIGQSGSGKSTLMNVLGCLDVPTSGTYMLHGQDVSHMTDDELSDIRNKEIGFVFQGFNLIQNLTALENVELPLIYRNVGRKERETLSLAALQKVGLEKRMTHKPAEMSGGQQQRVAIARAIAQAPPVILADEPTGNLDSGSTKEIMEILRGLHRDGRTVILITHDNEIAAQAERVIKIKDGKIWSDTADGESQREPEE
- a CDS encoding efflux RND transporter periplasmic adaptor subunit translates to MIGFKKKEEKLTEMEPVKRKANPARRKKIIKRIIVAVIVIAVAGTMAIRSAQSKNTVPQIPAVTVAKGDIETTVSTSGVVESEISRIYYAPMAAKVSELNVELGDAVRAGDTLLGYDTEDLEYKQRSDALDAQASESSYQSSISESNKQEAIYQQSLEQLASIEMMIDAQEAAIRQLQYYVEDERTEQKLKLYDERYRLNRRINNLSVQSYIEDTEGVHVSQAQAMNELEEINKKLEELEGDKELTEVERQIVLEQEKLADLEVIRDELKADRNSSESAILDVHKKKELEAIAEKGRINEAQAQAHLEEALVGVKADFNGIITELEVNEGYVTEAGTKLMKLESSDNVRVNISLSKYDLAKVELGQKAEVTISGQTYEGTVSKINRMAQQNDSGTRLVAAQVHVENPDDNVYLGIEGKVVILAQKSEDTLIVPIAAVNVDQEGDFCYVLRDGLVTRQVVTTGLSDVNNIEIIDGLEEGDIVFTASSGLMEGMQAEALLME